In Methanothrix sp., a genomic segment contains:
- a CDS encoding HEAT repeat domain-containing protein translates to MNLKYRYVTIFVFGVIFLGGAALGENLDQYIDDLTDESSTVRAQAAMALGELNDAAYVEPLIQALKDENSSVRSESAKALGWIGDDRAVDPLIRALDDPDWNVRSSSAMALGYLKDPNAVDRLLQLLNDENSLVRASAAGALGKIGSKKAVDPLIQALGDEDPRARYEAAKALGAIKDSRSVDALAKSLNDSDSSVRYWAIIALGDINDSRAAEHLIRTSTEDEDDYIRNAAVMVLDEKGWS, encoded by the coding sequence TTGAATTTGAAATATAGATATGTGACTATATTTGTTTTTGGTGTAATATTTCTCGGCGGAGCTGCCTTGGGGGAGAATCTTGATCAGTATATAGATGATCTAACGGATGAGAGCAGCACAGTGCGAGCACAAGCGGCAATGGCACTGGGAGAACTCAATGATGCTGCGTATGTAGAACCTTTGATCCAGGCTCTCAAGGACGAAAACAGCTCAGTCCGATCAGAATCTGCGAAAGCTCTCGGATGGATAGGGGATGATCGTGCTGTTGATCCATTGATTCGGGCTTTGGATGATCCAGATTGGAATGTTAGAAGTTCATCAGCAATGGCTTTGGGATATCTTAAAGATCCTAATGCTGTAGACCGGCTATTACAATTACTGAACGATGAAAACAGTCTTGTTCGAGCAAGTGCAGCAGGGGCCCTTGGTAAGATTGGTAGCAAAAAAGCAGTTGATCCTTTGATTCAAGCTTTGGGGGACGAGGATCCTCGCGCCAGATACGAGGCCGCAAAGGCGCTCGGAGCTATAAAAGACAGCAGGTCTGTTGATGCGCTCGCAAAGTCATTGAATGATAGTGATAGCAGCGTGAGATATTGGGCAATCATAGCCCTCGGAGATATCAATGATAGCCGAGCAGCTGAACACTTAATCAGGACTTCCACTGAAGATGAAGATGATTATATACGAAATGCGGCTGTAATGGTACTAGATGAGAAAGGATGGTCGTAG
- a CDS encoding matrixin family metalloprotease, translated as MNLELRGRKGDTDAGQEASVSSGTLRSSQSLSAAEGISASQSTEIQGLEGGVLAGALGSDNVMVAKGSFEGLGSMKADLGATTQDQASITGTASIDGAPLLSGHTFRALSLNDEGRGVGISGLRMVDGGLGNFDVSVISSDLNDASGRPYASKEYNPIASSGGSSSSYVLTGFRWNQENPNIQLYLNPTDIPPGIKAESARDAISAAANTWDDAVHKNLFTDKSTVIIDYSKEVPNPFSGDYRADGINTNGFRNFGNNYLAVSIFWTDLKKEDGYYSTIESDILYNLDFKWTDDLKQAESSGRLDLQSVAIHELGHAIGLDDLYTLDNSDARKYDFDQVMNLYNGPQRTLGNGDKAGAQVLYGMPTATENISKKIALQVANGQYLCAENGGGSFLVANRDLIQAWETFGLIDLGENKVALQAINGQYVCAENGGNSNLVANRDWILAWETFGLIDLGENKVALQAINGKYVCAENGGGSDLVANRDWILKWETFGIQAVNL; from the coding sequence ATGAACCTTGAGCTTCGCGGCAGGAAGGGGGATACAGATGCTGGCCAGGAGGCGAGCGTCTCCAGCGGCACCCTGAGAAGCTCCCAGAGCCTCTCTGCTGCTGAAGGGATATCAGCCAGCCAGAGCACAGAGATTCAAGGCCTGGAAGGAGGCGTGCTGGCGGGAGCTTTAGGAAGTGATAATGTAATGGTAGCCAAGGGAAGCTTCGAGGGCCTTGGAAGCATGAAAGCCGATCTTGGCGCAACCACCCAGGATCAAGCTTCCATTACGGGCACCGCTTCTATTGATGGAGCGCCTTTGCTGAGTGGTCACACCTTCAGAGCCTTATCACTGAATGATGAGGGGCGGGGTGTGGGAATATCTGGCCTCCGAATGGTAGATGGTGGCCTGGGCAACTTTGATGTCAGCGTCATCAGTTCCGATTTGAATGACGCAAGTGGCAGGCCTTATGCCTCCAAAGAGTACAACCCCATTGCATCATCGGGTGGATCATCCTCGTCTTATGTCCTGACCGGATTTCGTTGGAATCAAGAGAATCCCAATATTCAGCTGTATCTGAATCCAACCGATATTCCTCCGGGCATAAAAGCGGAATCTGCTCGAGATGCCATATCGGCAGCGGCCAATACATGGGATGACGCCGTCCACAAGAACCTCTTCACGGATAAGTCCACTGTGATAATCGACTATAGCAAAGAGGTGCCAAATCCCTTCTCAGGCGACTACCGGGCCGATGGTATTAATACGAATGGCTTTAGGAATTTTGGAAACAATTATCTTGCCGTATCGATCTTCTGGACCGATTTAAAGAAAGAAGATGGTTATTATTCCACCATCGAATCCGATATCCTATATAATTTGGATTTTAAATGGACCGACGACCTGAAGCAGGCAGAGAGCAGCGGCAGACTGGACCTACAGAGCGTTGCCATTCATGAGCTGGGACATGCCATCGGCTTGGACGATCTCTACACACTGGATAACAGCGATGCACGCAAATATGACTTTGACCAAGTAATGAACCTATACAACGGCCCGCAAAGGACGCTGGGAAATGGGGATAAGGCTGGAGCACAGGTGCTGTATGGTATGCCTACAGCAACAGAAAACATATCAAAAAAGATAGCTCTCCAAGTCGCTAATGGCCAATATCTCTGTGCAGAGAACGGAGGCGGTAGCTTTTTGGTGGCTAATCGAGATTTGATTCAGGCGTGGGAAACATTTGGCTTAATCGATCTGGGAGAAAATAAAGTAGCTCTTCAGGCTATTAATGGCCAATATGTATGTGCAGAGAATGGGGGGAATAGTAATTTGGTAGCCAACCGAGATTGGATTCTTGCATGGGAAACATTTGGCTTAATCGATCTGGGAGAAAATAAAGTAGCTCTTCAGGCTATTAATGGCAAATATGTCTGTGCAGAAAACGGTGGCGGCAGCGATCTGGTGGCTAACCGAGATTGGATTTTGAAATGGGAGACATTCGGGATTCAGGCCGTGAACCTCTAA
- the cmr4 gene encoding type III-B CRISPR module RAMP protein Cmr4: MSDGFECFKHVGLALDPIHVGTGGARLGRVDLSIVRDPVTKIPKIPGSSLAGVHRAYVAMAEKKYPGCAGQGQPDTSGAGGHCCDPKCPVCTVFGFAKGKDSTTGFTGLAAFSDVHIQLFPVATREGPLWVTSPEQLRIAGLSIPEDANADAVYRKSTSSQPLNLGWLLLPVKALSEHSCIRDELNKLGVPKHILDRFGVVPDRLFSHVVNSNLEVRTSVSINPETGAAEEGALFTYEALPRATLLFWEVTCKNPKHFKIGNKDIEAANNKDKVHSLVKKAYPYLEHLGIGGMGTRGMGRLRVLEPNASSNHSSEIEQSDKDKSQEARH, from the coding sequence ATGAGTGATGGTTTTGAGTGTTTCAAGCATGTCGGGCTTGCTCTGGACCCAATTCATGTAGGTACAGGCGGGGCTCGACTGGGGCGCGTTGATTTGAGCATAGTCCGGGATCCAGTGACAAAGATCCCAAAGATTCCAGGGTCAAGCCTGGCCGGAGTCCACCGTGCTTATGTGGCAATGGCCGAGAAAAAGTACCCTGGTTGTGCAGGTCAGGGGCAGCCAGATACTTCTGGAGCAGGAGGGCATTGCTGCGATCCAAAATGCCCTGTTTGCACAGTCTTCGGCTTTGCCAAGGGGAAAGATTCGACCACTGGATTTACTGGGCTGGCAGCATTCAGTGATGTTCACATTCAGCTCTTTCCAGTGGCAACTCGGGAAGGGCCATTGTGGGTGACCTCTCCAGAACAGCTTCGAATTGCGGGATTGTCAATCCCAGAGGATGCAAATGCAGATGCAGTCTATCGCAAAAGTACCTCCAGCCAACCGTTGAACTTGGGATGGTTGTTGCTTCCGGTCAAGGCACTATCTGAACATTCCTGCATTAGGGATGAGCTTAATAAACTTGGTGTACCGAAACATATTCTCGATCGGTTTGGGGTAGTCCCAGACAGACTCTTCAGCCATGTGGTCAATAGCAACCTAGAGGTGCGTACATCTGTTTCAATCAATCCTGAAACAGGTGCAGCCGAAGAAGGTGCGTTATTCACCTATGAAGCTCTTCCCCGTGCTACATTGCTCTTCTGGGAGGTCACCTGTAAGAATCCAAAACACTTTAAGATCGGCAATAAGGATATCGAGGCCGCTAATAATAAGGACAAAGTTCACAGTTTGGTGAAGAAGGCTTACCCATATCTTGAACATCTGGGCATCGGTGGCATGGGAACTAGAGGGATGGGACGGCTGAGAGTTCTAGAGCCAAACGCATCATCCAATCACTCATCAGAGATTGAGCAGAGCGACAAAGATAAATCACAGGAGGCAAGGCATTGA
- a CDS encoding CRISPR-associated protein Csx11, with product MSKFEPAEKLRNHRPLLLAVEAIGWLHMAGKAKADFLRGQGGQSNGYRYETWFEYENPPFPGSDLLGWVNSQYPRYNEAWPDFVTKHAASSGLGILGLLQAGHAMASGIEKNLPKATSEYLKQDITHTWLSSAFGYPVRNLLFDPPTVLTDTGWGELVAEIHKILDDLRNLGTANTKEKDSWWQWREQAIGQRSLLRQAFTSTVAETRLPNNDVTLWDQSYVAAALFKSAMAGAILDDNFNWTDNKVKQNTRWRLLTVGIGTEHYESRAVKIGDWKGAQQTFEDFFLVIRKLVEVDLACGSLLYRDREVAVFSFPGEQEGAGTDPSMQSWIDYFTEQATEIARDLKLETPPYCRISKPSRSLILLTSESEEARQILEVPIHRFWEIPGEESTGGHVCPVCFVRLNEGYRDKQKPCSVCYERRRHRLDAWLKGNLENDSIWIDEIVDTNDRAALLTFSLDIKPWLNGTRIDSFRTQSIQEWRRHNPKLKSMINPIDLLDPYNSLFGYVRGKLDRPGRYEKDDLVLSSLQEGFKYEPDWSSFFRKIVEDRADAPSWDKLDKLPRERASWLVHQLFRKLASPGRVYRFWRQTEEFFQGRLQDFCEICSSDPNRWRVRRLKLKPDLSTSSGWEKHETYSARWRDAPLELLYDKEEFLTICNLARLLGPEETKDVLKDEDLKLRDEKGHERSLKIMDVMDDVGALGIYYPIIPLELSPFRFRVLVPLEAVSECVKCTIEAWEEEFGSVWDRLPLRIGIVAFPRMMPFQAIIEAARKLEKGLQERSEKSEICCVAESAARDGMSILRLIRKDGEQEIKAVSARLPDGRKDVFYPYLAIEDQFIRFSHDFQHPASGQVYRHVKQLHA from the coding sequence ATGAGTAAATTTGAGCCTGCTGAAAAACTTCGTAATCATCGGCCGCTTCTTTTGGCCGTTGAAGCCATAGGATGGCTGCATATGGCAGGAAAGGCCAAGGCAGATTTCCTTCGAGGACAGGGGGGACAGTCCAATGGATACAGATACGAAACCTGGTTCGAGTATGAGAACCCGCCATTTCCCGGGTCAGATCTGCTTGGATGGGTGAATAGCCAGTATCCTCGTTATAACGAGGCTTGGCCCGACTTCGTGACTAAACATGCTGCATCCTCTGGTCTAGGCATCTTAGGGCTTCTACAGGCCGGACATGCTATGGCCTCTGGCATCGAGAAAAATCTACCAAAAGCCACCTCTGAATATCTCAAACAAGACATAACCCATACATGGCTGTCCTCTGCATTTGGCTATCCCGTGCGAAACCTACTTTTTGACCCACCGACAGTCTTAACGGACACTGGCTGGGGAGAACTCGTAGCGGAGATCCACAAAATTTTGGATGATCTCAGGAATCTTGGCACAGCCAACACTAAGGAGAAAGATAGCTGGTGGCAGTGGCGAGAACAAGCAATCGGTCAGAGGAGCCTCCTCCGTCAAGCTTTCACGTCGACTGTTGCTGAGACGCGACTGCCAAACAACGATGTGACGTTGTGGGATCAGTCCTATGTTGCAGCAGCTCTGTTCAAGAGTGCCATGGCTGGTGCAATACTTGACGACAACTTTAATTGGACAGACAATAAAGTCAAACAGAACACACGCTGGCGACTGCTTACCGTCGGGATTGGCACCGAGCATTATGAGTCGCGCGCGGTGAAGATCGGTGATTGGAAAGGGGCTCAGCAGACGTTCGAGGATTTCTTCTTGGTGATTAGAAAGCTAGTGGAGGTCGATTTAGCCTGTGGCTCGCTCCTTTACAGGGATAGAGAGGTCGCAGTGTTCTCATTTCCTGGAGAGCAGGAAGGAGCAGGAACAGATCCCTCGATGCAATCATGGATCGATTACTTCACAGAGCAGGCTACTGAAATTGCACGGGATTTAAAGCTAGAGACACCTCCGTATTGCAGAATAAGCAAACCAAGCCGATCCTTGATCCTGCTAACGAGTGAATCCGAAGAAGCCCGTCAGATTCTGGAGGTTCCTATTCACCGATTCTGGGAAATTCCGGGCGAGGAGAGCACAGGAGGGCATGTTTGTCCTGTGTGTTTTGTTCGACTAAACGAAGGATACCGTGACAAGCAGAAGCCATGCTCTGTATGTTACGAACGCAGGCGTCACCGCCTCGATGCTTGGCTTAAGGGGAATTTAGAGAACGATAGTATCTGGATCGATGAGATCGTGGATACCAACGATCGGGCTGCTCTCCTCACATTCAGCCTCGATATTAAGCCCTGGCTGAATGGAACACGGATAGATTCATTTCGTACACAGTCCATCCAGGAATGGCGGCGGCACAACCCTAAGCTAAAAAGTATGATCAATCCGATTGATCTTCTTGATCCATATAACAGCCTATTTGGATATGTCCGTGGAAAGCTTGACCGACCTGGTCGATATGAAAAAGATGACTTGGTGCTTAGCAGTCTGCAAGAGGGCTTCAAATATGAGCCAGACTGGTCTTCATTCTTCAGAAAGATAGTTGAGGACCGTGCCGATGCACCGTCATGGGACAAGCTCGACAAGCTTCCGCGTGAGCGTGCGAGTTGGCTTGTCCACCAGCTCTTTCGTAAGTTGGCATCACCAGGGCGAGTCTATCGTTTCTGGCGTCAGACGGAGGAGTTCTTCCAAGGTCGCCTGCAAGATTTCTGTGAGATCTGCTCTAGCGATCCCAACCGCTGGCGTGTGCGGCGGTTGAAACTCAAGCCGGATCTATCCACCTCCTCAGGCTGGGAAAAACATGAAACCTATAGTGCACGCTGGCGAGATGCTCCGTTGGAGTTGCTCTATGACAAAGAAGAATTCCTTACGATCTGTAACCTCGCTCGCTTGCTTGGTCCAGAAGAGACGAAGGACGTGCTTAAGGACGAGGACCTCAAACTGCGAGACGAAAAAGGACATGAACGATCTCTGAAGATCATGGATGTGATGGATGACGTTGGCGCTCTTGGTATCTACTATCCGATCATCCCTCTGGAACTTTCGCCCTTTCGATTTCGAGTTTTAGTGCCGCTGGAAGCGGTATCGGAATGTGTAAAATGCACCATCGAGGCATGGGAAGAAGAATTTGGCAGCGTTTGGGACAGGCTGCCATTACGCATAGGCATCGTGGCCTTTCCTCGCATGATGCCGTTTCAGGCCATCATTGAGGCTGCGAGAAAACTTGAGAAAGGACTTCAGGAAAGAAGCGAGAAATCAGAGATCTGTTGTGTGGCCGAATCTGCAGCTCGCGACGGTATGTCCATTTTGCGTCTGATTCGCAAGGACGGAGAACAGGAGATCAAAGCAGTTTCCGCTCGCTTGCCAGACGGACGGAAGGACGTGTTTTACCCCTATCTGGCAATCGAGGACCAGTTCATTCGCTTCTCTCATGACTTCCAGCACCCGGCCAGCGGCCAGGTCTATCGTCATGTAAAACAATTGCATGCATGA
- a CDS encoding RAMP superfamily CRISPR-associated protein, with protein sequence MKFDYYAELSFLPACPTDLKSPTGLISGGGYTTWAARGDDEKNQARQCYIKNAKQLSAPQLPEELKLDVCLSSLPDSMWIGFQIGFELQYPWYSKDDKPFHVLDNPVRKDRVFGVPYMSAASWKGLLRWACRMRSGLIGHLKDHSGKMDGWRDDPWIVYLFGNEKIEKREFQQGAVAFYPTWFKKIGFEVINPHSRARRAGTQPIYYEVVPAKTKALLNLLYAPLPGAAARDEVDSSKGLCNLLDATETLLTSYGISAKRTTSWGTAKIESWQAFSKGRTPIKESSLLNFKDKVQSWMTSEVKAHE encoded by the coding sequence ATGAAGTTCGATTATTATGCAGAGCTTTCCTTTCTGCCAGCTTGCCCTACGGATCTAAAATCGCCTACAGGTCTTATCTCGGGCGGTGGGTACACTACATGGGCAGCACGGGGCGATGACGAAAAAAACCAAGCTCGGCAGTGCTACATAAAAAATGCAAAGCAGCTTTCTGCGCCCCAACTTCCTGAAGAACTCAAGCTTGATGTATGTTTATCCTCTCTGCCTGATTCAATGTGGATTGGATTCCAGATCGGCTTTGAACTCCAATATCCTTGGTATTCTAAGGATGACAAACCGTTTCACGTCCTCGATAATCCTGTGCGCAAAGACCGAGTCTTCGGCGTGCCATATATGTCAGCAGCGAGCTGGAAGGGGCTCTTGCGTTGGGCTTGTCGCATGCGGTCAGGATTGATTGGACATCTTAAGGATCATAGTGGCAAGATGGATGGTTGGCGCGACGATCCGTGGATCGTATACCTTTTCGGTAATGAGAAGATAGAAAAGAGAGAGTTTCAGCAGGGTGCAGTTGCATTCTATCCAACATGGTTTAAAAAGATCGGTTTTGAGGTGATCAATCCCCATAGCCGTGCTAGGCGTGCCGGAACGCAGCCTATCTACTACGAAGTTGTTCCTGCTAAAACCAAGGCCCTCCTTAATCTGCTCTATGCACCTCTCCCTGGCGCAGCCGCACGTGATGAAGTGGATTCCAGCAAGGGGTTATGCAACCTTCTCGACGCTACAGAAACGCTGCTAACATCCTACGGTATCTCTGCAAAACGAACCACAAGCTGGGGCACAGCGAAGATCGAAAGCTGGCAGGCTTTTAGCAAAGGTCGGACCCCAATTAAAGAAAGCTCACTTCTCAATTTCAAAGATAAAGTTCAGTCCTGGATGACTTCCGAGGTGAAGGCCCATGAGTAA
- the cmr1 gene encoding type III-B CRISPR module RAMP protein Cmr1, translated as MGGKHMRDAHYEWRCKAITPIWTGDAYQKNGRMIPSGLLGSVRWWFEVLVRGMGGPACDPTDPDSRCPDKHGNRCVVCELFGCTGWARRLQFKIVDSNGQPVQAAIVKDQEFVFHFTPLRPILDEEWALLDLTLRLIADYGAIGGRTVFKPSDERRRENMPQHKDYGLIEITSWPDIKVEERQLRSYLKQSHWRNMDHGDYAWASLDNFWCANGKHLARQNKDDSNFNRVLGRDERKTCKICGDIHDPPNKCPKNNRYPHRHSENLINKNRTNQWIAGDKQESKKVFSFRHPQRTFGFVNPEVIDFSEMKKRLRKAWPDLKDDEFHQGSDLLNDLIRSPGGAP; from the coding sequence ATGGGTGGAAAGCACATGAGAGATGCACACTATGAGTGGAGATGTAAAGCAATAACGCCCATCTGGACTGGGGATGCCTACCAGAAGAATGGTCGTATGATACCTAGCGGACTACTCGGTTCAGTTAGGTGGTGGTTCGAGGTGCTGGTGCGTGGCATGGGTGGCCCGGCTTGTGACCCTACTGACCCTGACAGTCGATGCCCGGATAAGCATGGGAATCGGTGTGTTGTTTGCGAACTTTTTGGGTGCACAGGATGGGCGCGGAGGTTGCAGTTCAAAATAGTGGACAGTAATGGTCAGCCAGTTCAAGCTGCAATAGTGAAAGACCAAGAATTCGTATTTCATTTCACACCCTTGCGACCCATCCTAGATGAAGAGTGGGCGTTACTCGATCTTACGCTTAGACTTATAGCCGATTATGGTGCTATCGGCGGACGAACTGTATTCAAGCCTTCTGATGAAAGACGCAGGGAGAACATGCCACAACATAAGGACTATGGCCTAATTGAGATCACGAGTTGGCCAGACATAAAGGTCGAAGAAAGACAACTTCGTTCCTACCTCAAACAGAGCCATTGGCGCAATATGGATCATGGGGACTATGCCTGGGCGTCGCTAGATAATTTTTGGTGCGCAAATGGAAAGCATCTTGCACGTCAGAATAAAGATGATAGCAACTTCAACAGAGTGCTTGGGCGCGATGAGCGCAAGACCTGCAAAATTTGTGGAGACATTCATGATCCCCCGAATAAGTGCCCAAAAAACAATAGATATCCCCATCGACACAGTGAAAACCTAATAAATAAAAATCGAACTAATCAATGGATTGCTGGTGACAAGCAGGAGAGCAAGAAGGTCTTCAGTTTTAGGCATCCGCAGCGTACCTTTGGTTTTGTCAACCCAGAGGTCATCGATTTCAGTGAGATGAAAAAACGGTTGAGGAAGGCATGGCCTGACCTCAAAGACGATGAATTCCATCAGGGTTCTGATTTATTAAATGACCTTATCCGATCGCCAGGAGGTGCCCCATGA
- a CDS encoding RNB domain-containing ribonuclease: MNAPGKRPEAQNRTVLQKVARGIMLMRGLQTDFSPECLSELARIKGPASIDGASHIRDLRGLLWASIDNDDSEDLDQLTVAEPLPEGKARIRVAVADVDSLVHKGSAIDRDAQANTTTVYTAAQIFPMLPLKLSTNLTSLNPGQDRLAVVVDMSIAPDGSLVDSDVYRAVVHNHAKLAYNSVAAWLEGSGPMPDAVGAVAGLAENLLLQDRVAQSMKSLRHEGGALSLETIEARPVFKGERICDLLVEETNRAKQIIEDFMIAANGVTVRYLTERDFPSIRRVVRVPKRWDRIVQIAAQNAFKLPPNPSSRKLEIFLNMMKKKDPLRFPDLSLAIIKLLGNGEYVAERPGEEPTGHFGLAVKDYAHSTAPNRRYPDLITQRLLKAAIERRPLPYKMDELDRLADHCTRKEDTVVKVERQVSKSAAALLLEPRIGERFSAMVTGSAEKGTWVRLLEIPVEGMLKSGRKGIDVGDEITVELVSVDVSLGFIDFKRVDG; the protein is encoded by the coding sequence ATGAACGCCCCAGGGAAGAGGCCTGAGGCTCAGAACAGGACTGTCCTGCAGAAGGTGGCCAGAGGAATAATGCTTATGCGGGGCCTTCAGACCGACTTCTCGCCCGAATGCCTCTCTGAGCTGGCCCGGATCAAGGGCCCGGCCTCAATTGACGGCGCCTCCCATATCCGCGACCTGAGAGGCCTGCTCTGGGCCTCCATAGATAATGATGACTCTGAGGATCTGGATCAACTCACTGTGGCCGAGCCCCTCCCCGAGGGGAAGGCCAGGATCAGAGTGGCTGTGGCTGATGTGGACAGCCTGGTCCATAAGGGCTCGGCCATCGACCGGGACGCCCAGGCCAACACCACCACCGTCTACACCGCCGCCCAGATCTTCCCCATGCTCCCCCTGAAGCTCTCCACCAACCTCACCTCCCTGAACCCCGGCCAGGACCGCCTGGCAGTGGTGGTGGACATGAGCATCGCCCCAGACGGCTCTCTGGTGGACTCGGACGTCTACCGGGCAGTGGTGCACAACCACGCCAAGCTGGCCTACAACAGCGTGGCCGCCTGGCTGGAGGGATCGGGGCCCATGCCGGATGCAGTGGGCGCAGTGGCCGGGCTGGCTGAGAACCTGCTCCTTCAGGATAGGGTGGCCCAGAGCATGAAGAGCCTCCGCCATGAGGGGGGAGCCCTCAGCCTGGAGACCATTGAGGCCCGGCCGGTCTTCAAGGGGGAGAGGATCTGCGACCTTCTGGTGGAGGAGACCAACCGGGCCAAACAGATCATCGAGGACTTCATGATCGCTGCCAATGGAGTGACCGTCCGCTACCTGACTGAACGAGACTTCCCCTCCATTCGCAGAGTGGTGAGGGTCCCGAAGAGGTGGGACAGGATCGTCCAGATCGCCGCCCAGAACGCCTTCAAGCTCCCCCCTAACCCCAGCTCCAGAAAGCTGGAGATATTCCTGAACATGATGAAAAAGAAAGATCCTCTCAGATTTCCCGATCTCTCCCTGGCGATAATCAAGCTGCTGGGAAATGGCGAGTACGTGGCTGAACGGCCCGGAGAGGAGCCCACCGGCCACTTCGGCCTGGCGGTCAAGGACTATGCCCATTCCACCGCCCCCAACCGCCGCTACCCCGATCTTATCACCCAGAGGCTGCTCAAGGCGGCCATTGAGAGGAGGCCCCTGCCCTACAAGATGGATGAGCTGGACCGCCTGGCCGATCACTGCACCAGAAAAGAGGATACTGTGGTCAAGGTGGAGAGGCAGGTGAGCAAGTCCGCTGCCGCCCTTCTGCTGGAGCCCCGGATCGGAGAGAGGTTCTCCGCCATGGTCACCGGCTCAGCAGAGAAGGGCACCTGGGTGCGGCTGCTGGAGATTCCAGTGGAAGGGATGCTGAAGAGCGGAAGAAAAGGGATCGATGTGGGAGATGAGATCACTGTGGAGCTGGTCTCAGTGGATGTGAGCCTCGGGTTCATCGACTTCAAGCGGGTGGATGGATAA
- the hsp20 gene encoding archaeal heat shock protein Hsp20: MKGNPFGWDRDPEDWLQDPFKAMIKRFEESTPSEFKDLVREEETPTGTIRRYGPFVYGFSYTAEPGKEPVFQEFGNIRPSSRGILPSQGREPLVDVMSEKDKFKIFVELPGVDKDEVKLNVAEDSIEIQTNDEKKFYKFIDLDETVDVDSTKASYKNGILTIELDKKLKRTGKEVKID, encoded by the coding sequence TTGAAAGGCAACCCATTTGGATGGGACAGAGACCCAGAGGACTGGCTGCAGGATCCATTCAAGGCCATGATCAAGAGGTTTGAGGAGTCTACGCCCTCTGAGTTCAAAGATCTGGTTCGAGAGGAGGAGACACCGACCGGTACAATCCGCAGGTACGGTCCCTTTGTCTATGGATTCAGCTATACCGCCGAGCCGGGAAAGGAGCCTGTATTTCAGGAGTTCGGCAACATCCGCCCTTCCAGCCGGGGAATCCTGCCCAGCCAGGGGCGAGAGCCATTGGTGGATGTGATGTCTGAGAAGGACAAGTTTAAGATATTTGTTGAGCTGCCCGGTGTGGATAAGGATGAGGTTAAGCTGAATGTGGCAGAGGATAGCATTGAGATCCAGACCAATGATGAAAAAAAGTTCTATAAATTTATCGATCTTGATGAGACGGTTGACGTAGACAGCACCAAAGCATCCTATAAAAATGGAATTCTGACGATAGAACTGGATAAAAAATTAAAGAGAACTGGCAAAGAAGTGAAAATCGATTGA
- a CDS encoding Hsp20/alpha crystallin family protein encodes MTEKVIAPQVCLFSDENLETMNIQIEIPGVDKENINLHFYEDGFYVVARGEGTKYMASYSLIFPVEPEKAIASYANGLLTVNVPYKKPFQPGVKVKID; translated from the coding sequence ATGACCGAGAAGGTAATAGCTCCACAGGTTTGTCTCTTCAGTGATGAGAACCTTGAGACGATGAACATCCAGATCGAGATTCCAGGCGTGGATAAGGAGAACATCAATCTGCATTTCTATGAAGACGGATTCTATGTGGTGGCCAGGGGGGAGGGCACCAAATATATGGCCTCTTACTCTCTGATCTTCCCAGTAGAGCCCGAGAAGGCCATCGCCAGTTATGCGAATGGACTTCTTACAGTCAATGTGCCGTATAAAAAGCCATTTCAGCCCGGGGTAAAGGTGAAGATCGACTAG